From one Eucalyptus grandis isolate ANBG69807.140 chromosome 9, ASM1654582v1, whole genome shotgun sequence genomic stretch:
- the LOC104418474 gene encoding metal transporter Nramp3 produces MPPQDEQRRSLLHSSSDTEEEAAYDATEKVHIVCAGDDDPALSSGPSSAAAAGAPPFSWRKLWLFTGPGFLMSIAFLDPGNLEGDLQAGAIAGYSLLWLLMWATAMGLLVQLLSARLGVATGRHLAELCRDEYPPWASMVLWVMAELALIGADIQEVIGSAIAIKILSNGVLPLWAGVVITAADCFIFLLLENYGVRKLEAFFAFLIATMAMSFAWMFADAKPSGTELLLGMLIPKLSSRTIKQAVGVVGCIIMPHNVFLHSALVQSRDIDHNQKGRVQEALRYYSIESTAALVISFIINLFVTTVFAKGFYGTPIANSIGLVNAGQYLQEKYGGGFFPILYIWGIGLLAAGQSSTITGTYAGQFIMGGFLNLRLKKWMRALITRSCAIVPTMIVALVFDTEETLDVLNEWLNVLQSIQIPFALIPLLYLVSREQIMGSFKIGPVLKIVSWLVAALVIVINAYLLLDFFSNEVTSMMFGTVVTGFTAAYVAFILYLVSRGLTFSSWRNLIQSKKVTATES; encoded by the exons ATGCCACCGCAAGACGAGCAGCGACGGTCCCTCCTGCACTCCTCCTCCGACACGGAAGAGGAAGCCGCCTACGACGCCACCGAGAAGGTCCACATCGTCTGCGCCGGCGACGACGACCCCGCCCTATCCAGCGGCccgtcctccgccgccgccgccggcgcgcCGCCCTTCTCATGGAGGAAGCTGTGGCTCTTCACCGGCCCGGGGTTCCTGATGAGCATCGCCTTCCTCGACCCGGGGAACCTGGAGGGCGACCTCCAGGCCGGGGCCATCGCCGGCTACTCCCTGCTGTGGCTCCTCATGTGGGCCACGGCCATGGGGCTCCTGGTCCAGCTCCTCTCGGCCCGGCTCGGGGTGGCGACGGGGCGGCACCTGGCGGAGCTGTGCCGGGACGAGTACCCACCATGGGCGAGCATGGTGCTGTGGGTGATGGCCGAGCTGGCCCTGATCGGCGCGGACATACAGGAGGTCATCGGTAGCGCGATCGCCATCAAGATTCTGAGCAATGGGGTCTTGCCCCTCTGGGCCGGCGTCGTCATCACTGCCGCTGATTG CTTTATCTTTCTGTTACTTGAGAACTATGGAGTGAGGAAGCTTGAAGCATTTTTTGCCTTCCTTATTGCAACGATGGCAATGTCATTTGCCTGGATGTTTGCTGATGCAAAGCCAAGTGGAACTGAGCTGCTTTTGG GCATGTTGATCCCGAAACTTAGCTCCAGAACAATAAAGCAAGCCGTGGGAGTCGTGGGTTGCATTATCATGCCTCACAATGTGTTCTTGCACTCAGCCCTCGTGCAATCTAGGGACATTGACCATAACCAAAAAGGCAGGGTCCAAGAAGCCCTGAGATATTACTCAATAGAATCCACTGCTGCCCTTGTGATCTCCTTCATCATCAATCTCTTTGTCACGACTGTTTTTGCGAAAGGTTTCTATGGCACGCCCATTGCCAACAGCATTGGTCTTGTGAATGCCGGGCAGTATCTCCAAGAGAAATATGGGGGAGGCTTTTTCCCTATACTGTACATATGGGGAATAGGGTTGTTAGCTGCAGGGCAGAGCAGCACCATCACGGGCACTTATGCCGGGCAATTTATAATGGGGGGTTTTCTTAACTTGCGGTTGAAGAAATGGATGAGGGCGTTGATCACGCGGAGCTGCGCGATTGTGCCGACTATGATAGTGGCTCTTGTTTTCGATACTGAGGAGACACTAGATGTTCTGAATGAGTGGCTTAACGTGCTCCAGTCAATACAGATCCCTTTCGCACTTATCCCTCTTCTCTATCTGGTGTCCAGGGAGCAGATCATGGGGTCCTTTAAGATCGGCCCTGTTCTTAAG ATTGTCTCTTGGCTTGTGGCTGCTTTGGTGATCGTGATCAATGCCTATCTTTTGCTGGACTTCTTCTCCAATGAAGTAACCAGCATGATGTTCGGCACTGTTGTGACTGGTTTCACGGCTGCCTACGTTGCATTCATACTGTACCTTGTGTCTCGGGGCCTCACATTTTCCTCGTGGCGCAACCTCATACAATCCAAGAAAGTCACTGCCACAGAGAGCTAA